Genomic window (Culex pipiens pallens isolate TS chromosome 3, TS_CPP_V2, whole genome shotgun sequence):
AATCCCAAGGTTGAAAAATGATTCTATGTACAAAGTAAGTCAGATTTGAacgtttcataaatcatttccggaaatgtttgatgaatgttttcttgaatttcactaaatatTTTCGCTCACATTGTAACAATAATATAATATTTGTATCGTATAAAGAGGATCACAATATGGATAAACTATTAGTTTTGGATCAACATTACATAAAAAGGTTTTGAATaaacattcatttaaaaaatatataaataaatcattatggatgtaccccatttggcataatggacgtttggcataattattaccacctttttttgttttattagtaTTTATcatttaataattaataaacattatttttttatattacttttaaagataatgatttttttttaatcaagtatCGCTGTATATTTTCCCTAGAAGTaaattaaccccttcccgcccagagtaaaatcgagattttttacgtttctctaaatcagtgtttctcaaccatTTGTATTCTATTCCCCCCTTGGCTTATTTGCAAGAACtttattcccccccccccttccccactttattttgaagttattggtTTCAATGCAGAAATATAATCACAAATTTGAGATGTTTACAAAATGATTCCAATTATCATAACAAATTGAAGCGTAAACTACTAAGTAAACTAAAGAACAgacaatgtgtgtgtgtggtccaatccaaatccggtagcgaaattatgggaaagtataatttgtatcagactgtgtacatgccgaatgctggtacagcttatctcagtcccgggtattaggtggtgatagccctcgcgctgcttccaacgacccatttcagaatgacagagctccttgcggtccaattccgaggtcgctgggcattgttcggcccggatctggtacgtttcgccgaatgtcgtttcgccgacggtcatttcgccgaatgtcgtttcgccgaatggtacgtttcgccgaaagccatttcgccgaatggacgtttcgccgaattgaataaaaaatatttttttttacaatttatgctatttgttcgctgcagtgccatcttgtaattcactcatacaaacttgagaaggagtggcatgataataatataataatttaaaaagtaaagaacgtctcatgtttcaaagaatgcaaaaactcacagaaataatacaaataatttgcttaaaaaatgaagaatgcaaaaactatcagaaatttttctaaatattatgctaaaaataaaaaaaaaactgctcatgtttgaatgcttgcaaaacctaacaaaaattatagaaataatatgcttaaaaaactaaatatacataaactcaccgaaataattgaaaaatatgccaaaaatatagaatgcaaaaactaacagcaattttgcaaaatgttgtgctaAAAACCaaaagaattgctcatgtttgaaaactcccaaaaattgtataaaaaaattgcttgaaaaacaaagaatgcaaaaacaaacagatatAATCTAAATAATAAGCagccaattaaaagaactgctcatgtttgaaagaatgcaaaaactcataaaaattatacaaataatttgcttaaaaaacacaGATtgcaaaaacttacagaaatttttcaaaatgatatgcaaaaaatcaaaagaacagctaatgtttgaaagaatgcgaaACCTaccaaaaattatagaaataatatgcttaaaaaaactaataatgcataaactcatcgaaatatttgaaaagtatgccaaaaatatagaatgcaaaaactaacagcaattttgcaaaGTGTGCTGaaaccaaaagaactgctcatgtttgaaagaatgcaaaaactctcaaaaattaaaaaaaaaaatcgcttgaaaacaaagaatgcaaaacaaacagaaataatctaaataataagcagccaattaaaagaactgctcatgtttgaaagaatgcaaaaactcacagaaataatttaaaaaaatatgcttaaatacaaagaatgcaaaaactaacaaaaaaattccaaaatgttatgctaaaaatcaaaagaactgctcatgtttgaaagaatgcaaaaactcacaaaaattatacaaataatttgcttaaaaaacaaagaaagcaaaaacaaacagaaataatcaaaattataagcagaaaataaaaaaaaactgttcaagtttgaaagaatgcaaaaattctcagaaattatttgaaaaatatgctcagtaaagaatgcaaaaacaaccggcatttttccaaaatgttatgctgaaaatcaaaagaactcctcatgttggaaagaatacaaaaacatacaaaaattatacaaataatatgcttaaaaaacaaagaatgcaaaaactaacagaaatttatcaaaattataagcagaaaattaaaagaactgtTCATGGTTAACAGagcgcaaaaactcacagaaataattcaaatgttatattaaaacaagaatgcaaaaaactaatagaaatttatgcaaaaactcacagaaatgattgaaaattgtttgctataattaaataactgcttatatttgaaagaatgcaaaaactcgcacAATGTTTTtcaactagattattttttaagcgattgtttatgcatgttataatgcataaacttataaaaataacatactcagaaacaaaaatatatttttttaaatattgcaaaatCACCTTTTAGGAACATTAtactttttctaaatattttaatacaatttgtgtccattttatatatttattttacgaatatttgtcaattcggcgaaacgtcccattcggcgaaacgtcccatgcggcgaaacgacattcggcgaaatgaccttcggcgaaatgaccgttggcgaaacgacattcggcgaaatgtcccgcacccgttcggccccgcctaaacatagaagcaagcatctgaaggaaactcgatctatatttagacttccaatcccctcaggcaaatcagggatcagcgcgtatttaatatgagaagataacatgtttcaacactacggttcatttcactgctagagtgtaaaaaCATTCTGATGGCCGACCGCTTAGcagtcccagaccaccaatccaaaggcgtgagttcgaatcccgcctgattcattttcgtttttttgttcatattcaaagttcaaattcctgataacaaatttcaaaggtaccgaccgggatttgatccctgaaccttctgcttgggagacagaagccgtaaccattaagccacggagccggttgaaagggacgtggttctctgtatggctttttgcgagatgagagcagatgacaacaatcatctcaacgtttccactttacccgggctaacgaccggcagttccagttcacgatgatttcccttcctatgttaaaaaccacttatgattttggcacatattccgtttgtcagcgtttcctgtcattactggcgggaaaaatctacgtggaatcagctgtgcagacctcatgtatgacaggaatgcaggttgagcgactcccacgggcaGTAAACTAAAGAACAGACAATgcaggttttatttttaaaatgcgctGTGATTTACTATGCTGTCAACTTTTATAAGAACGCAAATTTCACTTAAAGACTTCTTAAGatcagtacatttttttttaaattatttgaatgaattaaaagtcgcagaaatttttatttttgatattttgtctttaactgctcatatttgattaaataaatctaacaaaaaatatatcatgACAGTTTTAATAAACTTGTTTCTGATTATTTTCACTAAACTGCTCTTGGTTAATATGCAATTCAGTGTTCTGCTAATACTCTGATccattataaaaataatgataaaaatgCTTGGAGTGTTTGGAATAagacaaaaactcacaaaaatattacttgaaaaaaaaacattaatataATATTTGAAACCACAACTTTTTCTGAAGAACTGTCCAATTATTGCTcgtctccaaaaaaaaaaaaaaaaaaaaaaaatacaaatgcctgagaaatattgaaaaaaataattttgtattgttccaataaatgtcaaacaacacttTGAAATGGAATTTCAGGATAAAACTAATGTCGTTTTAGCTAATCAAAGAAACTGATATAGTTGCATAGAAAAGTGAAataatgatttatgttttttttttttgcaaatacgtTTAAAGACATTGAATTCCTCTTGAATCCTCATTCCCcccctagaatggccaaattcccccccccaggggggaattcctcaccggttgagaaacactgctcTAAATACTCGTAATTGGATCGACcaaattagatgaaattttaatggttatatGTTTACATTCTATAAAACTGCAGGTTGAGcaaggttgaaaaaatgcatggttgcagagaaatttaattttgaaaacaaaaattagtggtgctctggagtaactgGGCtatagagggttaaaaaaatgcaattaagtattttaaagcaattttcccttcttttatttaaatatgAGGCAAAATCTCTCAAAAGTACTATTTggccttttttcaatattttgcaaataatgttgaatacaaaaaaaagttgctaaatatttcaaaaggagaaaaatattaaaagactttttttcatatatttttttcaataaatttatgaaaaattacaataggaaaggaaaaaaaagtaattaaaagaGAAAAAAGTATCAACGTGACAAATAAAGGAAATGAAATAACACACCGCATCAAAACtgatccggagcgtttggtatgGTATGTTCACGCATCCTTccacccctgtagattctgtgaaatatgATCCGTTAagagaatcctctctgcggtaaacacaacgtagtagggctggccgctttaatttttgaattccattttcgggtgttctcggatgtactgcaattatttaaattgtcaagaaaagtgcttgtggTGCTTTCATCGTACTGGCTGCGTTTTTTAGATTAgacaataaaaacaatttccTCCCTCTTCCAGCACCCCGTCGAAACGTTCGGCTACGCCTTCCTGTTCAGCCTGTCCGGCTATCTGGGCATCCAGATCGTCCTGACGCTGGTGCGCACGTGCGGCGCTCCCCTAGCCGCGACCGTCACCACCGCCCGGAAGGCGGTCACGATCGCGCTGTCGTTCGTGTTCTTCAGCAAACCGTTTACGATCAAGTGAGtcttttaaaaagtttgaaaagtttgatttgTAACGTGATTCTTTTTTAGCTATTTGTGGTCCGGACTGATTGTGGTGCTCGGGATTTACCTGAACGTGTACAGCAAGCGAAGCAAGCTCACCTTCGCCGACATCCGGCGGATTTGTGGACGGTTGATCCAGAGGGTGGTGCCCTCGCGGGGAGGATCCTCTTCATCTAGTACCAAAAAGTTACTGCTAGAAGTTTAAGTTGCATGACGATACTTAACTGTAAGTAAATTATTTAGACTATTCAAATTACGCAAGACAATTCCCAAAACCAACCATCAAATCATGAATTTCGGAATCTGTTTTAATGTAAATATCACAATCCAACAAAAACGCAACGCAAGTTCGATATTTTGTCaaagttttccttttttattgttttttttttgtttatcatacAACAAACCACTAAAcatagaattgtttttttttcttcaccacGTGTGTATGtcattttgcttgttttttactCTGTTTTATTCTTGTCTTATACGAATAGCTTACGATTACACCACTTCATCATCGTCCTTCCTTTCTCATGTTGTTTGCGTGTCGATTTCTTTCAGTGTTTGACTCTTTAACACGCGCTCTCGTAACGTTACACTGTCagatgtgtgagtgtgtgactgttttgtctgtgtgtgtgtgatttcaTTTTCTTACACGCTAAAAAAGGTTTGTTCGCAACTCTTCAAAATGCGGCCTCCGTCACAAATTCTCACTGTTTTATTCGCtcttttttctgtgtgtgtatgttttgtttaattgttttgctTTCTTTTTGGTGTAAGTCTGTTTGATTGCCAAAGGCcttcacacacacgcgcacGCGCTTAAAAAGGGGACTGTTTCACTGTTATTgttttgcttcttcttcttgttgGTTGTGgctctttttattttgttgttgatgTGGTTGTAGTTGTATATAAAAcgcttttgtttgtttgttgtttgtttagcAGATTTCAGCTTGTAAAAATTGGGGAGTTCCGTCGCAAAGTTCGCCTCTAGCAGGAGAAGTAtagttaaaaatttgatttacttgtgtgtgttttgtcaatattttgtgTTGTGTATGGATgcgattgtttttgtttgtttatttttttcaaggggaTGTTAAAaccgttttatttttgttttgtttgtttgtttttcttttttcgttaTGAGAGTAACTGACTAACgtgctggcagcactgcactGTATATcaatgtgtgagtgtgtgtgtgttttgtctGCGTGAAAGTGtggtatttgttttgttttattggcAATTGTCTTCTTTACTGGACAGAAACGATTTACTTGGTTTGCTTTTTGTTTGCATTCATTCactagtttttttgtttgttctaaCGTTTTCTTATTTTCGCTTCGCTTTgctttcaaattcttttttgtttttggttaaaGATATAGAATAGAGAgtaaaaagtgtgtgtgtgacttCCTGTttgttgtttaccttttttctttcttttatttcGCTGATAAATTTGCTTGCTTACttgcttttttctttgttgTGTTTCCTCCTCCGCTTGCCTTTCAAAGTGAACCGAATAATGAAGGTAATAGGTAGAGTACTCTAATTAATAAGTTCAGTAAATTAatttatatataaatataaatagtcataaaattgtttttgtttttttttgtttacttcagTTGCTTCGGTTACTTatcattaatcattaatttaatattttaatgcattatatagcgtgtgtgtgtgtttgtgttttctaTAATATATGTACTTCATACAGTTTCCCTCGCAGCGTGCTGCTTTCGTAGTGGTGAAGTGGTGTGTCTGTGTGAGTGTGTGGTGCTGCTAACGTGCTACTGCCGCGTGAGTGAGGAGAGAACAATAGAGATGTGCCATGCGGCAATGAGGAAACGAAAAGCTTGCTTTGTTTCTAAAACATCTCAGTTTTGTTGTACACAATCACTAAAACGATTAACAAATTTGCGTGCAACTTTTGCGGGGGTTTGAAAGAAagaatttttttgcgaaaattgaaaatagcaagaaaaaatggcagtttttgtagattaaaGAATCATTCTACATGTGTTTTTAAGAGTTGTATGGACAGTGTAAATAAaggaaatgttaattttttatgaGCAAGCCTTTTTTGTAGAAAACTAGACTTAATAGATGACACTAGAAACTATATTACAAAAGAACTGATTTTCTCTAGAAAATGACGACTAGCGATACTTTTTCCCTTTAATTTTATCAATGCTTTTGATTTGTTAAGGataagaaaaaatgtttataaaaatacaTGTTGAGGGGcagtttcatgaaattttctaatgTGATTTGAGAAATAAATACATCAATCAGGgtttggaaatatttaaaatggcatgaaaaatcaaatctgtcAAACTGACAGAAGAAAGTTACAGAATTTTCATCGAACCAAATTCAGGAAATCATCTGACAATGTGACAAATATCAATGAACTGAGAATTCGGTGAAATCTAAATTGATAAATCGCTTACTGAAATTTCATTTGActaaacttaactaaatttagACCGTTTCCCGAGCAAATtttaccggatttttttttctgcacggTTATTCAGCATGCCAAACTGGATTGAAATACACTTTTAGAaagaaagtatttaaaaaaataaaaataaaatgcatttaaaagcgttttcgacCTATTTAGGCATGCTTAAAAATACGGACAAATTTGCCCGGAAAATTGTCATAATTTGACATTTTagaaactttttgttttgaattaggCTTTCTAGGCACACATATTTAATTTAGCCCGAAAATGACGAACTCGTCATAGTGCCCTGATGTAAACAATgataaaattccagaaatttaccaacacattcaaagtatgttcaCATGGTAGCTGCggatttgtttgcatcagatctgctatctctttctagcaaaacttttttttgtcatgcgaattctagattattattttttgactgaccgcccgatatttcagtcaacatatttcgcagggactgtgacagctcgagctcgatcattgtcttttgcaagcagaacataaccaaactttttgaCACCCTCAGCGAACGTCAAACCAgttcaaattggcaaacatttcaaatttgtgcTAAACTGGGTGTTCTTTTTAACTGcagaaaacgtcaaaaaacaacaacatacCAAAATGATCCAGGGTTCAGTGGATgaagaaatcaattttaatttaaaaaaaacccttttcaaGTAGTTATGAAATTTCAAGTCACATTCAAAGAATTTTGTAGGGTTAAATCTAGAcatatttttgagaaacttGTATTCTTCTGTTTTAATTAATACTTATTTTGCATTGAAGATCTGCTAGTCATTTTTTGTATTAgaccagttagcgagcagcattctgTAATTGGGCCATGCACGTCCAAATCATGTAGTTTTAGTCAAACCCGAACGTAGTCAGAAATGGGTAAATTGGGCATTTGTGAATTTCTCTGAGAATTTTACAACCTCGCGCACTTTGATTTGAATTATGTGTTTACAAAAAGAAGCAGGTTTTTGGTACCGCTGCTTTGGTTGCTTTTACTGccgaaaaaaagtaaataaaatcaattaaattcaaaagttatcattttattctttacactcaaaatcagaagtacccctCAAAATGATTTCTATCTACCCTTCATCTTAGTAAACCCGTCGTTACTCTTTTGCAAAAGGTTACCaccggtaaacttgaaaaaaagggtAGAAGTAACCATCAAAAAgagtttgtttaccttttgttgacagataaagggtagatagaaccctttttgaagggtacttctgattttgagtgtagcaCGCCTTTTATTGTTGTACACTCAAAGTCTGGGTAAATTTAACTCAGTTTTCATTGAATTCCGAGTGAAATTCACTCAGATCTGTTAGATGCCACATTTACTCATTTTTGATTAGGTTCGGTAAGAAGTTTGCGTTTACGTTACGTGCGTGTAAGACTACAGGACCCCACTTAGCAGATTTTcgtaatttgattgatttgagaagatcagttctagagtttttttgaaatacaaTAGCTTCtaggaacttttcaaaaaaaaaaaaactcaagttgTGTTCAAATGGTTGAAATAATCAGAGCGATTCAATTGCGATTCACTGAGtgaacagtccagactcaattatccggcAGCCTTGGGAAAtttttacttcggataatcgaatcacgaaaaataaattgtttttgttttatttttcatttttaccccaaaactactctaaaatgatttagaattttaaaatccaagatggcggtgaagaaatattgagaaaatgcatttgctTATTTCATAGGCAATCAACCCTTCAAAGttgactaaaatgggatcgTAGAGCATTGAATGTCAGCCATTTTCCAAATTTACGTTGAAAgaaatgctttaaaatgttcaaaacacAAAAGCACTGATAAAATTTCAAAGGGAAAAGAATCCTCCTTCCGCTTCCCGCAACGACGCTGATGACCTAAACCTAAAGATTTTGTATAGCTTTGGTTTGAGAAAGAGTTTGATAGagagaaaattcaaagatttaCGGAAATTCATAACGCAACATCACTCTAAATCTCGATCACAATCACGCTCACGATCACTTCTCTACACACTAGGTACTTCCCTctaactgctgctgctggatgaAATCAAAAACGCCACAATATGCAGAGCAATTTGCAAAGCCTGATTGGTTTTTCTTTTCGAAGAAGCGTCTCTTACCTCAAAcgctcttttttttattactattCTGCGTTCACGATACTCTTAACGCACAATTACGTGATTACAATGCAACGTAATGTTTTATGACTGTGTaaaagtgtgtttgtgtgtctgtttgtctgtgtgtgATTAACCTGACTaattgctactgctgctgctgctacgaaaACTACGCGCTACTACTAGTATAATAGGACCCACCCGAAGGACGAAAAAGAGAGAGTTCTCTCTAAAAGTCTCGTTCTAGCCTGGTTGCTGCTGCCGTTTAGTCTTGCACCTCTCGATAGGGCACCTCCGAGGTGACGGTAAAGTTCTGGAAGTAATGGTTCAAGAACTCGAACGTCGGACGCTTCTCCGGTATCGCGTCCCAGCACTTGAGCATCAGCGCGTAGATGTCGTCCGGCAGGTGATGGTTCGTTGGCTTTGGCATTCGGTAGCCCCGTTCGATCTGTTCGATCACCTCGCGGCTGTGCATTCCCGGGTACGGCACCTGACCGTACGTGAACAGCTCCATCAGCAGGATGCCGTACGACCACACGTCCGACTTGATCGAGAACTTGCCGTACACGATGGCCTCCGGGGCGGTCCACTTGACCGGGAAGCGCGAACCCTGCTTCGGGCAGTACTCGTCGTCCGCTATCACCCGCGCCAACCCGAAATCACAGATCTTCGCCACGTTGTTCTCCCCAATCAGCACGTTCCGCGCGGCCAAATCCCGATGGATCAGCTGCTTCAGCTCCAGGTACTCCATCCCCGAGGCCACCTGCGCCGCAATGTAAATCAGATCCTCAAACTGCAAAAACTGCCCATCCCCCGTCCTCAGATAATCCAGCAAGCTCCCCTTCGACATGTACTCCTGCACGATGTAAATCGGTTCCTCCTTCGAGCAAACCGCATACAGCGCCACCAACCGGCTGTGGCGGAACTTTTTCATAATGGCAGCCTCCTGCAGGAACGCCGCCGTCGACATGGTGCCCTCGCGGAGCGTTTTGACCGCCACCTCGATGTTGTTGCGCCACTTGCCGTAGTACACCTCGCCAAAGTTGCCGTGGCCAAGCTTGCGGATCAGCTGGATCTCGTTGCGGTTGATCTCCCACTTGTCGCGCAGCTCCGGGCCCAGGTCCCACACCTGCGGCTGCGGCTTCGGGCACGGGCTGGACAGCACGTGGCACAGGCCGAGCGCGTTTTCTGGGGAAGAGGAAAAACATGGATtagttattaaaatttaaattttctcattttaaaatgttttgattttttgtgaaattacaaCGTGCAAgaccgcaaaatgttttttttcgcaagtttttttatcttaattaaaaaaatctttatctcgTTTTGGGTCGTTGAGCTCAAAAATGATCCCAACAATGCTCAAAATCAGGGATGGAAACATCACAATAAAAcctttttcgcttgcg
Coding sequences:
- the LOC120429275 gene encoding tyrosine-protein kinase Src64B gives rise to the protein MGNKCCSKRQDQELALSYPGGYKKGESSFSSNMSGGPNKHTNGGGGSLDSRYTPDPNRGQLIKGLPKGGVDIIRPRTTQLPLGGLGARRIVVALYNYNAREETDVSFVKGDRMEVLDDTESDWWRVVHLKTRQEGLIPWNFVAEDRSVMSEDWFFENVSRKEADKLLLATENPRGTFLVRPSEHNPNGFSLSVKDWEEVRGYHVKHYKIKPLDNGGYYIATNQTFPSLPALVMAYSKNALGLCHVLSSPCPKPQPQVWDLGPELRDKWEINRNEIQLIRKLGHGNFGEVYYGKWRNNIEVAVKTLREGTMSTAAFLQEAAIMKKFRHSRLVALYAVCSKEEPIYIVQEYMSKGSLLDYLRTGDGQFLQFEDLIYIAAQVASGMEYLELKQLIHRDLAARNVLIGENNVAKICDFGLARVIADDEYCPKQGSRFPVKWTAPEAIVYGKFSIKSDVWSYGILLMELFTYGQVPYPGMHSREVIEQIERGYRMPKPTNHHLPDDIYALMLKCWDAIPEKRPTFEFLNHYFQNFTVTSEVPYREVQD